The genome window CTTCAAAAGGAAAAGAATCAATTCTCCCTGAGCGAGGCAGGATTTGGTGTTTTGGGGATTAATCCTGAAGAGTAACTGTTCACCGCAGAGACGCAGAGACACAGAGGAAAAATTAAAATCTATTTGCTATACGCTTAATTCCATCTCTTAGAACAGAAACATTAAAATTGATCAATAAACCAATCCTTTTATTCATCATTTTTAGGTAGGTTAAAAGTTGAGCTTCATGAATCGGAAGTAGTTGCTCGACTGCTTTTAATTCTACGATAACTTTTTCTTCAACCAAAAGATCTATCCGGTATCCACAATCTAATTTAATTCCTTTGTATATTACAGGTAATTCAATTTGTCTTTTGAAAGCTAACCCCACCATAGATAGCTCATAACATAAACATTCTTCGTATGCAGATTCTAATAGACCTGGA of bacterium contains these proteins:
- a CDS encoding GxxExxY protein, with the protein product MEINQVTEKIIGAAIEIHKTLGPGLLESAYEECLCYELSMVGLAFKRQIELPVIYKGIKLDCGYRIDLLVEEKVIVELKAVEQLLPIHEAQLLTYLKMMNKRIGLLINFNVSVLRDGIKRIANRF